One window of Ktedonobacterales bacterium genomic DNA carries:
- a CDS encoding sigma-70 family RNA polymerase sigma factor has translation MESFIRFFNLSDADGPGEGSKAQIVSSPGGRSPETGRALAARAANGDAAGDAEMAQPELLETVAETTELSGTGESDECRAGRPRTGIGVAETGSVSMGGAEDDAEDEDEEEETTEEDEAPGAPGDDLIDLSDFEMLFQRYQTPIINFVFRLVGNREQAYDLSQDVFVKAYKALAGGTKIHAGALSSWLYRIAANTATDSLRRKRLIAWLPLSLFNEDRGVGAGVGTLSGEPGGGGAEEGFSSAASLYDGAGYNGGRFEQRVADREIVDNVLGKLPVKYATCLLLYEHEGFSCNEIADVLKISPSAVKMRLMRARERFIALYQQEVDGL, from the coding sequence ATGGAGTCTTTCATTCGTTTCTTCAACTTGAGCGATGCTGACGGACCTGGTGAAGGATCGAAAGCTCAGATAGTATCTAGCCCTGGAGGGCGCTCGCCTGAAACGGGCAGAGCATTGGCTGCCCGCGCAGCCAACGGCGATGCCGCTGGAGACGCAGAGATGGCGCAGCCAGAGCTGCTGGAGACGGTGGCGGAAACAACTGAACTGAGTGGTACTGGGGAATCAGATGAGTGCAGAGCGGGCAGGCCGCGCACAGGGATAGGCGTGGCTGAAACCGGCTCTGTGAGTATGGGAGGCGCTGAGGACGACGCTGAAGATGAGGACGAGGAGGAAGAAACCACTGAGGAGGATGAGGCTCCAGGCGCGCCCGGTGATGATCTGATCGATCTCTCCGATTTTGAAATGCTGTTCCAGCGTTATCAAACACCGATTATTAACTTTGTCTTTCGGCTCGTTGGCAATCGTGAGCAAGCATACGATCTATCGCAGGATGTCTTTGTCAAAGCATATAAAGCATTGGCTGGGGGAACGAAGATTCACGCTGGCGCCCTTTCGTCCTGGCTTTATCGCATTGCGGCCAATACAGCGACGGATTCGCTGCGGCGCAAGCGTTTGATTGCCTGGCTGCCGCTTTCGCTCTTCAACGAAGACCGGGGAGTGGGGGCCGGTGTCGGGACGCTCTCCGGGGAACCTGGCGGGGGGGGCGCTGAGGAAGGCTTCTCCAGCGCGGCAAGTCTCTATGATGGCGCGGGTTATAATGGTGGGCGCTTTGAGCAGCGCGTAGCTGATCGTGAAATTGTAGATAACGTGTTGGGCAAGTTACCTGTGAAATACGCAACCTGCTTGCTGTTATATGAACATGAAGGCTTCTCGTGTAACGAGATTGCCGATGTTCTCAAAATTAGCCCGTCGGCGGTTAAGATGCGGTTGATGCGAGCGCGCGAGCGGTTTATTGCGCTCTATCAACAGGAGGTGGATGGTCTATGA
- the ispF gene encoding 2-C-methyl-D-erythritol 2,4-cyclodiphosphate synthase has protein sequence MAIRIGIGYDVHGFTEGRPLVIGGVAIPHARGLAGHSDADVLIHAIVDALLGAAALGDIGSHFPSNDLRWKDAPSRAFLSYTRDLLAARGWRVSNLDAVIVAERPKLAPHIPTMRAELARQLEIDLEQISVKATTTDGLGFTGREEGIGCCAVVLIERS, from the coding sequence ATGGCTATAAGAATTGGTATCGGCTACGACGTTCACGGCTTCACTGAAGGACGCCCGTTGGTGATTGGCGGCGTAGCAATCCCCCACGCGCGCGGGCTGGCGGGCCATTCTGACGCCGACGTGTTGATTCACGCCATCGTTGATGCCCTCCTGGGCGCGGCGGCGCTGGGCGACATCGGCAGCCACTTCCCCTCCAACGACCTACGTTGGAAAGATGCGCCCAGCCGCGCCTTCCTGAGCTACACCCGCGATCTGCTGGCGGCGCGAGGCTGGCGCGTGAGCAATCTCGACGCCGTAATCGTGGCCGAGCGCCCGAAGCTGGCCCCACATATTCCAACTATGCGCGCCGAACTGGCGCGTCAGTTAGAAATTGACCTGGAGCAGATCAGCGTCAAAGCCACCACCACCGATGGCCTCGGCTTTACCGGGCGCGAAGAAGGCATCGGCTGCTGCGCCGTCGTCCTCATCGAGCGCAGCTAG
- a CDS encoding sigma-70 family RNA polymerase sigma factor — translation MGSERLVNQEIEDESLAKRVAEGDAVALEQLYDRYGQPVYSLALRIVRDPETAEELTQEVFVRLWRYAATYDATRGRFSGWLLGIAHNLSLNEVRRWQSRPQKADLPTDDDERPYDLVDESADSAEAAWLNIQREAIVGALKQLPEAQRLAIELAFFGGYTHLEIANMLGDPLGTIKSRIRIGMQRLKQLLLAQGIEAE, via the coding sequence ATGGGGAGCGAGCGTTTAGTCAACCAGGAAATAGAAGATGAGAGCCTGGCAAAGCGGGTGGCCGAAGGAGACGCCGTTGCGCTTGAGCAGCTCTATGACCGCTATGGGCAGCCGGTGTACTCTCTGGCGCTGCGCATCGTGCGCGATCCAGAGACCGCCGAAGAGCTGACCCAGGAGGTCTTTGTGCGGCTCTGGCGCTACGCGGCTACCTACGACGCGACACGCGGTCGTTTCTCCGGCTGGCTTCTTGGCATCGCGCATAACCTCTCGTTGAACGAAGTGCGCCGTTGGCAGAGCCGCCCACAAAAAGCGGACCTCCCAACCGATGATGACGAGCGCCCGTATGACCTCGTAGACGAATCAGCCGACTCCGCAGAGGCTGCCTGGCTCAACATCCAGCGCGAGGCCATTGTAGGGGCGCTCAAGCAGCTTCCTGAGGCGCAGCGCCTCGCTATCGAACTGGCGTTCTTTGGAGGCTACACGCATTTGGAGATCGCTAACATGCTGGGCGATCCACTTGGCACAATCAAGAGCCGCATTCGTATCGGCATGCAGCGGCTCAAGCAGCTTTTGTTGGCGCAGGGCATCGAGGCGGAATAA
- the cysS gene encoding cysteine--tRNA ligase codes for MLIHNTESGREEVFEPYGLPVKMYVCGLTPKNDPHIGHARNFVLNDVIRRYLEYRGYPVHYVQNFTDVDDKIIAAGIREGIPAAEAARRYIDGYFETIDAMNVRRADQYTYVTEYIPKIIAMVQRLIDLGHAYQAGGDVFYAVNTFPRYGRLSHQPEEELLIAGARVEPDPKKRDPRDFALWKAAKPGEPFWESQWGPGRPGWHIECSTMALDTLGEKIDIHGGGSDLIFPHHENEIAQSEAATGTAPFSKYWAHIGMLNLGEGKMAHSGVFIPLEEMLKRYPAPVIRLYLVSHHYRAPIAYSEEALAAAQPRWQRYVETRANLLRLIRRAEEAQTAQGRTNAAQATTSAAVPLDEAREAFIAAMDDDFNTSGGLAAIDNLLRRVNEYAASLGGGELTPEALATLRAAVALLDELLTDVLGIQIEAESGEQIAPALLAEIEALIASRSEARRSKQWAEADHIRKDLEERLNIVLKDHAQETTWEFKS; via the coding sequence ATGCTCATTCATAACACAGAATCGGGACGCGAAGAAGTCTTTGAACCCTACGGTCTGCCCGTCAAAATGTACGTCTGCGGCCTGACGCCCAAGAACGACCCGCATATCGGCCACGCGCGCAACTTTGTCCTCAACGATGTCATCCGACGCTATCTGGAGTATCGCGGCTATCCCGTTCACTACGTCCAGAACTTCACCGACGTGGATGACAAGATCATCGCCGCAGGCATCCGCGAGGGCATCCCTGCGGCTGAGGCGGCCAGACGCTATATTGATGGCTATTTCGAGACCATTGACGCGATGAATGTGCGCCGCGCCGACCAGTATACCTATGTTACCGAATACATACCCAAGATCATCGCTATGGTGCAGCGTCTTATTGATCTGGGTCATGCCTATCAGGCGGGCGGCGATGTCTTCTACGCCGTCAACACCTTTCCTCGCTATGGACGGCTTTCGCACCAGCCCGAAGAAGAACTACTCATTGCCGGGGCGCGCGTGGAGCCAGACCCTAAGAAGCGCGATCCACGCGATTTTGCCCTCTGGAAAGCCGCCAAACCAGGCGAACCCTTCTGGGAGAGCCAGTGGGGGCCTGGCCGCCCCGGCTGGCACATCGAATGCTCGACAATGGCGTTGGATACATTGGGCGAGAAGATCGATATTCACGGCGGCGGCAGCGACCTGATCTTCCCACACCACGAGAACGAAATCGCCCAGAGCGAAGCGGCAACCGGCACAGCCCCCTTTTCTAAATATTGGGCGCATATCGGCATGCTGAACCTGGGCGAAGGCAAGATGGCCCACTCCGGGGTATTCATCCCGCTCGAGGAGATGCTCAAGAGGTATCCCGCGCCGGTCATTCGCCTCTATCTAGTCAGCCATCATTACCGCGCCCCCATCGCCTACAGCGAAGAGGCGCTGGCCGCAGCACAGCCACGCTGGCAGCGCTACGTGGAGACGCGCGCGAACCTGCTGCGGCTCATCCGCCGCGCCGAGGAAGCGCAAACTGCCCAGGGGAGAACGAATGCTGCCCAGGCAACAACCAGCGCAGCCGTCCCATTGGACGAGGCACGCGAAGCGTTCATCGCGGCGATGGACGACGATTTCAACACCTCCGGCGGGCTGGCGGCCATTGATAACCTGCTGCGCCGAGTCAACGAGTATGCCGCCTCCCTCGGTGGCGGCGAACTGACGCCGGAGGCGCTGGCAACTTTGCGCGCAGCAGTAGCTCTGCTGGATGAACTGCTGACTGACGTGTTGGGTATCCAGATTGAAGCCGAAAGTGGAGAACAGATCGCCCCGGCGCTGCTGGCCGAGATCGAGGCGCTCATCGCCAGCCGCAGCGAGGCGCGCCGCTCCAAACAATGGGCCGAAGCCGACCACATCCGCAAAGACCTGGAGGAGCGCCTCAACATCGTCTTGAAAGATCATGCCCAGGAAACCACCTGGGAGTTCAAGTCATAG
- a CDS encoding DUF362 domain-containing protein, which translates to MPTRAKVAVLKTQPETVLEDYGRLMQLADFKQGLDPASTTILKDNISWHFPFPAANTTPWQMEGVVQALRSGGYQDLTCVQNKTVVTNAFKGEDLNNYIPLFRKYQIPVLYNFKPEDMAWVKYEPKHKMLVLDQIFSEGISIPDYFFGKNIVHLPTMKCHIYTTTTGAMKNAFGGLLNTKRHYTHSWIHETLVDLLAIQQEIHKGIFAVMDGTTAGNGPGPRTMFPVIKDYILASADQTAIDAVAAWMMGFDPMALKYIRLAHENGLGVGDMNEIEVVGADISAERWGFTVGDNLASRAGDLLWFSPLKSIQNFFFRTPLVNIFILGSETYHDYYRWPLKDRRVFERWLATTHWGHLFQQYMTSSEPAPARSA; encoded by the coding sequence ATGCCCACTCGCGCAAAAGTAGCCGTCTTAAAAACACAGCCTGAAACCGTTCTGGAAGACTATGGGCGGCTGATGCAGCTTGCCGACTTCAAGCAGGGTCTCGATCCGGCCAGCACCACCATTCTGAAGGATAATATCTCCTGGCATTTCCCTTTTCCTGCCGCCAACACCACGCCCTGGCAGATGGAAGGCGTCGTGCAGGCGCTGCGCTCCGGAGGCTACCAGGACTTGACCTGTGTACAGAACAAAACCGTCGTTACTAACGCCTTCAAGGGCGAAGACCTCAATAACTACATACCCCTCTTCCGTAAGTACCAGATTCCGGTTCTCTATAATTTCAAGCCGGAAGATATGGCCTGGGTGAAGTACGAGCCAAAGCATAAGATGCTGGTGCTGGACCAGATTTTCTCGGAAGGCATCTCCATTCCCGATTACTTCTTTGGCAAGAACATCGTCCACCTGCCAACCATGAAGTGCCACATCTATACCACCACCACGGGCGCGATGAAGAACGCTTTTGGTGGCCTGCTCAACACCAAGCGTCACTATACCCATAGCTGGATTCACGAGACGCTGGTGGACCTGCTGGCAATCCAACAAGAGATTCACAAGGGCATCTTCGCCGTCATGGATGGCACGACAGCAGGTAATGGCCCCGGCCCGCGCACCATGTTCCCGGTCATCAAAGACTATATCCTTGCCAGCGCCGATCAAACTGCCATTGACGCTGTGGCCGCCTGGATGATGGGCTTCGACCCCATGGCCCTGAAATACATTCGCCTGGCGCACGAGAACGGGCTGGGCGTGGGCGACATGAATGAGATCGAGGTCGTTGGGGCTGACATCTCTGCCGAGCGATGGGGCTTTACCGTCGGCGACAACCTGGCAAGCCGCGCTGGCGATCTGCTCTGGTTTAGCCCGCTCAAGAGCATTCAGAACTTCTTCTTCCGCACTCCACTCGTCAATATCTTTATCCTGGGGTCGGAAACGTATCATGACTACTATCGCTGGCCGCTGAAAGATCGGCGCGTCTTCGAGCGATGGCTGGCAACCACCCATTGGGGCCATCTGTTCCAGCAATATATGACTTCCAGCGAACCAGCCCCCGCGCGCAGCGCCTGA
- a CDS encoding Uma2 family endonuclease — MALEHYYREYEGDLMTAAEYCHLPEVERGSTELTNGRLVFLLGVHYSKHDVIALNIAMALRTSVDSRDLGRVTMQQYEYDLSQPGDEGETVWHPDVAFVRAQLLPIIDAADEKEIAPRLAPDFVVEIASKSQFRSKMRTHIKRYLAAGSRLGWIVWPKRREVEVWRPGDQDGPGLIMRVGETLEGYDAVPGFTMTVADVFARA, encoded by the coding sequence ATGGCACTGGAACACTACTATCGAGAATACGAGGGAGATTTGATGACGGCAGCCGAGTATTGCCATCTCCCAGAAGTGGAACGGGGCAGCACCGAACTCACCAATGGAAGGTTGGTGTTCCTTTTGGGCGTGCATTATAGCAAGCACGATGTCATTGCGCTAAACATAGCGATGGCGTTGCGTACCTCGGTGGACTCCCGCGACCTGGGGCGGGTCACGATGCAGCAATACGAATATGATCTCAGCCAGCCTGGAGACGAGGGTGAGACGGTGTGGCATCCAGATGTGGCGTTTGTTCGCGCTCAACTGCTCCCCATCATTGACGCCGCCGACGAAAAGGAGATCGCGCCCAGGTTGGCCCCCGATTTTGTCGTGGAGATCGCCAGCAAGAGCCAGTTTCGTTCCAAGATGCGCACGCACATCAAACGCTATCTTGCCGCTGGCTCACGGTTGGGGTGGATTGTGTGGCCCAAACGTCGGGAGGTAGAGGTCTGGCGGCCAGGGGACCAGGACGGACCTGGCCTCATTATGCGCGTTGGAGAGACGCTTGAAGGGTACGATGCGGTTCCTGGTTTTACGATGACGGTTGCCGACGTGTTTGCACGAGCATGA
- a CDS encoding alpha/beta hydrolase translates to MPLLIAILLSLAGLLVLLALLFLLFTWRQAWKLTHPLRKPLSRTPADLGVAFEDVTFQTEDGVTLSGWFIPARNGRTIIGCHGILDNREQLLEPTVILTRQGYGFLLYDARAHGKSGGRHSTYGYNETKDVAAAVAYLEARPDVDPQQLGILGNSLGGITAIRAATSLPQLRILIAESTLADFASDIGKAFTRFTHLPAFPFAPLTIFWGERITRIDLKAIRPVRDIAALAPRPIFLISDLLDQIVDEPFDGELLYASAGEPKELWQLPDCHHVQCFPTHPEAYISRVSAFLEKGFAPKQAPDERGD, encoded by the coding sequence ATGCCGCTGCTTATCGCTATTCTGCTGAGCCTGGCAGGTTTGCTCGTCCTGCTGGCCTTGTTGTTTCTCTTGTTCACCTGGCGTCAGGCATGGAAACTCACCCACCCCCTGCGCAAGCCGCTCAGTCGCACGCCTGCCGATCTCGGTGTGGCTTTTGAGGACGTTACTTTCCAGACAGAAGATGGCGTTACCCTCTCTGGCTGGTTTATTCCGGCGCGCAACGGACGGACCATCATTGGTTGTCACGGCATCCTTGATAACCGCGAACAACTGCTCGAACCCACCGTCATCCTGACCAGGCAAGGCTACGGTTTTCTGCTCTATGACGCGCGCGCTCACGGCAAGAGCGGTGGCAGGCACAGCACCTACGGCTACAATGAGACCAAAGATGTGGCTGCCGCCGTCGCCTATCTTGAGGCGCGGCCCGATGTAGACCCGCAGCAATTGGGCATTCTCGGCAATTCGTTGGGAGGCATCACCGCCATTCGCGCCGCGACGAGCCTCCCGCAGCTTCGCATCCTGATCGCCGAAAGCACCCTCGCCGATTTTGCCAGCGACATCGGCAAAGCCTTTACACGCTTTACCCATCTGCCCGCCTTCCCCTTTGCCCCTCTGACCATCTTCTGGGGCGAGCGCATCACGCGCATTGACCTCAAGGCCATTCGCCCGGTGCGCGATATTGCCGCGCTTGCGCCACGCCCTATCTTTCTCATCTCGGACCTGCTTGACCAGATCGTAGATGAGCCGTTTGATGGCGAACTGCTCTACGCCAGCGCGGGCGAGCCAAAAGAACTCTGGCAACTGCCCGATTGCCATCATGTACAATGCTTCCCCACGCATCCCGAAGCCTATATCAGCCGTGTCAGTGCTTTTCTGGAGAAAGGCTTCGCGCCGAAGCAAGCGCCAGACGAGCGCGGTGACTGA
- a CDS encoding anti-sigma factor: MSERLNQLNTHVADQIDAYALGILEDEAVAQVEAHLEGCSDCQRLLRQAQTVVAFLALAPRQVQPPARLKQRILARIAQEERGGSPPASAATLDPTTAAALPDITPERQGMMEALRHFFSGRRGTQTPGAEAPDEQHQLQNILRLLRSPHPAVWELPGTAEAPQARARLLGSPAEQMAVLIVSGLEPLPPERDYQLWFLREGKPEGSAVFDVQRSGEGQILVHAPRQLGQYDLAAITPEPAGGSPGPTGPIIIAGEIKAA, from the coding sequence ATGTCTGAGAGACTGAACCAATTGAATACCCATGTAGCGGACCAGATCGACGCCTATGCCCTGGGTATACTCGAAGATGAGGCGGTTGCTCAGGTAGAAGCGCACCTGGAGGGCTGCTCCGATTGTCAACGGCTGCTCCGCCAGGCGCAAACAGTCGTTGCGTTCCTGGCGCTCGCCCCCAGGCAGGTTCAACCACCAGCCAGGCTCAAACAGCGTATCCTGGCGCGCATCGCGCAAGAGGAGCGAGGCGGTAGTCCACCAGCGTCTGCCGCTACGCTCGACCCAACCACTGCTGCCGCGCTTCCCGACATCACGCCAGAGCGCCAGGGGATGATGGAGGCATTGCGCCATTTCTTCTCTGGCCGCAGAGGCACGCAAACCCCAGGCGCGGAGGCTCCCGACGAGCAGCATCAGCTTCAGAATATTTTGCGGCTGCTGCGCTCGCCGCATCCTGCGGTCTGGGAATTGCCCGGCACAGCGGAAGCGCCCCAGGCGCGCGCGCGTTTGCTTGGCTCGCCAGCAGAGCAAATGGCTGTCCTGATCGTGAGCGGCCTGGAGCCGCTGCCTCCAGAGCGCGATTATCAACTCTGGTTCTTGCGCGAAGGCAAGCCGGAGGGCAGCGCCGTCTTTGATGTGCAGCGCAGCGGCGAGGGGCAGATACTCGTGCACGCGCCGCGCCAGCTTGGGCAATATGATCTGGCCGCCATCACGCCCGAACCCGCCGGAGGCAGCCCCGGCCCTACCGGCCCGATCATCATTGCCGGAGAGATCAAAGCCGCCTGA
- a CDS encoding DUF4126 domain-containing protein, with translation MDPLSITTTTIASVVLSSSSGLRAYLPLFALGIAVIAGVVPLEHGYEILTNPLVLGALGVLSVLEIVADKVPAVDHVSDIIHTVIRPVMGGLIFANTDNLVSVNNGVVAAIIGAALAGGMHGVKALSRPVVTATTAGVGNPVVSIIEDVAVIGLVVLAVIVPVVALILLILLVALFALLIRWAWRKLRRRKQQKQAASVAGTGTGIG, from the coding sequence ATGGACCCACTCTCAATAACGACAACAACGATTGCTTCCGTAGTGCTGAGTTCTTCATCGGGGCTGCGCGCTTATCTCCCGCTCTTTGCCCTGGGGATCGCGGTGATTGCTGGTGTGGTGCCGCTTGAACATGGCTATGAAATCCTCACGAATCCCCTGGTGTTGGGTGCGCTGGGTGTCCTTTCCGTTCTGGAGATTGTGGCCGATAAGGTTCCAGCGGTCGATCATGTGAGCGATATTATTCATACAGTGATTCGCCCGGTTATGGGCGGGTTAATCTTTGCCAACACGGATAACCTGGTCAGTGTCAACAACGGCGTAGTGGCGGCTATCATCGGGGCTGCCCTCGCTGGTGGTATGCATGGGGTGAAGGCGCTCTCGCGCCCGGTGGTGACGGCGACAACCGCAGGCGTGGGCAATCCTGTCGTCAGCATTATTGAAGATGTTGCCGTGATCGGCCTGGTGGTCCTGGCGGTCATCGTTCCAGTCGTGGCGCTGATTCTGTTGATCCTGCTGGTGGCGCTGTTCGCGCTGCTCATTCGCTGGGCGTGGCGCAAACTGCGCAGGCGGAAGCAGCAAAAACAGGCGGCAAGCGTCGCAGGAACGGGTACAGGGATAGGCTAG
- a CDS encoding zf-HC2 domain-containing protein: protein MTCKQARQLLAAYRRDDLSPGENAALQAHLRECAECRVSVAEFRAIGETLRSLPKLAPPPDFYARVMAAVQAEEQQTAERAQAAPRKKPAKVVVPGMTDVFYLPALRRAVMERRARVAPMRRQMGPTGAFALRYGAALTALFLVLAFGLSIGLFQLLRSPGSIGTTSTTCIIHCSDSLPSFYSPDPAYPLVADATASADGRYIIYAAYNASGKWMLEELNRQTERSTALLSAPVAGPLTLEGWARSWVLWAQGDQSAGNHWELDATQLSPALPGAAQTLRLLQGNDADARPDGAVTTLHGVYALGATVLLAEELANGQGQLVSLDLTLEGTESRSVIATASQLGHLIADPTAVADPATGKITGYWDEQWHDPDGTLRGNIWRLAPGGVQEEVTTNGASFSPKIVAGKLIWLEAAPLPDAGTPADQPTPSPTAQATSTATAGNGNANNSQPTGVIWSENLDGRLDLDPTSKTAISKTNSTVSDLQTGATFVVWKISKDDYYLYDVSGNTPGGSHSLNSWITNPLAVSVSPTAVLWITNDSPSNSQSTVVKTAMNLLDETPK, encoded by the coding sequence ATGACGTGCAAGCAGGCGCGACAGCTTCTAGCTGCTTATCGGCGAGATGACCTCTCGCCCGGCGAAAACGCTGCACTGCAAGCGCATCTAAGGGAATGCGCGGAATGCCGTGTAAGCGTTGCGGAGTTTCGCGCTATTGGTGAAACCTTGCGTTCGCTGCCCAAACTGGCCCCCCCTCCTGATTTTTACGCCCGTGTGATGGCTGCTGTCCAGGCGGAAGAACAGCAGACCGCCGAGCGCGCCCAGGCTGCCCCTCGAAAGAAGCCAGCGAAGGTTGTTGTTCCTGGCATGACCGATGTCTTCTATCTTCCGGCGCTGCGCCGGGCTGTCATGGAACGGCGGGCGCGTGTGGCGCCCATGCGCCGCCAGATGGGTCCAACTGGCGCGTTTGCCCTGCGCTACGGCGCGGCGCTGACCGCCCTGTTCCTGGTCTTGGCTTTTGGGCTGAGCATAGGACTCTTCCAACTGCTGCGCAGCCCAGGCAGTATAGGGACTACTAGTACTACTTGTATTATCCATTGCTCTGATTCTCTTCCCTCTTTCTATTCCCCCGATCCAGCCTATCCGCTGGTGGCGGACGCGACAGCCAGCGCCGATGGGCGGTATATCATTTACGCGGCGTATAATGCCAGCGGCAAATGGATGCTTGAGGAACTCAACCGCCAGACCGAAAGAAGTACGGCCTTGCTGTCCGCGCCGGTTGCCGGGCCGCTGACACTGGAAGGCTGGGCGCGAAGCTGGGTGCTTTGGGCGCAGGGCGATCAAAGCGCGGGCAATCATTGGGAACTGGACGCTACCCAGCTATCGCCAGCTCTGCCAGGGGCCGCTCAGACGCTGCGCCTGCTGCAAGGGAATGACGCAGACGCCAGGCCGGATGGCGCGGTCACAACGCTTCATGGTGTGTATGCTCTTGGCGCGACGGTGCTGCTGGCTGAGGAACTGGCGAATGGACAAGGGCAGCTCGTCTCACTTGACCTCACCCTGGAGGGTACAGAGTCGCGGTCGGTGATTGCGACAGCATCACAGCTTGGACACCTGATCGCTGACCCGACGGCGGTGGCCGATCCGGCGACAGGTAAAATCACGGGGTATTGGGATGAGCAGTGGCACGACCCTGATGGCACGCTGCGTGGCAATATCTGGCGATTGGCTCCGGGCGGTGTGCAGGAAGAGGTGACGACCAATGGCGCCTCCTTCTCGCCCAAGATCGTCGCGGGGAAACTGATCTGGCTGGAGGCGGCTCCCTTGCCGGACGCTGGCACGCCAGCCGATCAACCAACCCCATCACCCACGGCTCAAGCCACAAGCACAGCGACGGCGGGCAATGGGAATGCGAACAACAGCCAGCCGACAGGCGTCATCTGGAGCGAAAACCTGGATGGCCGCCTTGATCTCGATCCTACCTCTAAGACGGCCATCTCAAAAACTAATTCTACGGTCTCCGATCTCCAGACAGGCGCAACCTTTGTAGTCTGGAAAATTAGCAAAGACGATTATTACCTGTATGATGTATCGGGTAATACCCCTGGTGGCAGCCATTCGCTGAATTCTTGGATTACTAACCCGCTGGCCGTGTCTGTTTCGCCAACGGCGGTTCTCTGGATAACAAACGATTCGCCGAGCAACAGTCAGTCCACCGTTGTAAAGACCGCTATGAACCTGCTGGATGAAACCCCCAAATAG
- the rlmB gene encoding 23S rRNA (guanosine(2251)-2'-O)-methyltransferase RlmB, which translates to MAEYIWGRNPVLETLRSRRRVYRLLLAEGGRDAGLTDILREAERRRVSIEYAPRRRLDELTRGAVHQGCVALAAPREYATIEEILALAEQRGEPPLLLILDAIQDIQNLGSLLRTAEAVGAHGVIIPEHRAAGLTPAVDKSSAGAVEHLLVAQVTNLTRTVDALKKGGVWVVGLAGEAAQDYDHVDLDRPLALVVGNEGKGIGRLLREHCDFLVRLPMRGKVNSLNAAVAGSIVLYEAWRQREKHADG; encoded by the coding sequence ATGGCAGAGTATATCTGGGGGCGCAATCCAGTGCTGGAAACACTGCGCTCAAGGCGGCGCGTCTATCGGCTCCTGCTGGCCGAAGGCGGGCGCGACGCCGGTCTCACGGATATTCTGCGCGAGGCCGAGCGGCGGCGCGTCTCGATTGAATACGCGCCGCGCCGCCGCTTAGACGAACTGACACGCGGCGCAGTTCATCAGGGCTGCGTCGCTTTGGCTGCCCCGCGCGAGTATGCCACGATTGAAGAGATACTGGCATTGGCTGAGCAGCGTGGTGAGCCGCCCCTGCTGCTCATCCTCGACGCCATTCAGGACATTCAGAACCTGGGGTCGCTGCTGCGCACCGCCGAAGCCGTCGGCGCGCATGGCGTGATTATTCCCGAACATCGCGCCGCCGGTTTGACGCCTGCTGTGGATAAAAGTTCTGCCGGGGCAGTTGAGCATCTACTGGTGGCGCAAGTCACCAATCTCACTCGCACCGTGGACGCCCTGAAAAAAGGCGGCGTCTGGGTCGTGGGGTTGGCCGGAGAAGCCGCCCAGGATTACGACCACGTTGATCTGGACAGACCACTCGCGCTCGTCGTTGGCAACGAAGGCAAAGGCATTGGGCGGCTGCTGCGCGAACACTGTGATTTTCTGGTGAGGCTGCCAATGCGCGGCAAGGTCAACTCGCTCAATGCCGCCGTCGCTGGTTCCATTGTCCTTTACGAAGCCTGGCGTCAGCGAGAGAAGCATGCCGACGGCTAA